One stretch of Streptococcus australis DNA includes these proteins:
- a CDS encoding PspC domain-containing protein, with amino-acid sequence MAKKFMRSGRDQKIGGVCAGVAHYFDIDPTIVRVIWGVLAFCYGAGVLAYLILWAIAPVSSEY; translated from the coding sequence ATGGCAAAAAAATTTATGAGAAGTGGTAGAGATCAAAAAATTGGAGGCGTTTGCGCAGGTGTAGCCCACTATTTTGATATTGACCCTACCATTGTCCGTGTGATTTGGGGTGTTCTTGCCTTTTGTTATGGGGCAGGGGTACTTGCTTACTTGATTTTGTGGGCAATTGCGCCTGTTTCTAGCGAATATTAA
- a CDS encoding glycosyltransferase family 4 protein: MENEKLRINMLSSSEKVAGQGVSGAYRELVRLLHRDAQDQLIVTENLPVEADVTHFHTIDFPYYLSTFQKKRSGRKIGYVHFLPDTLEGSLKIPFFLKGIIKRYVFSFYNRMEHLVVVNPMFIEDLVAAGIPREKVTYIPNFVNKEKWHPLPADQVAKLRQEMDLAEDQFVVVGAGQVQKRKGIDDFIRLAEELPEITFIWAGGFSFGGMTDGYERYKKIMDNPPKNLIFPGIVPPERMRELYALADLFLLPSYNELFPMTILEAASCEAPIMLRDLDLYKVILEGNYRATSDVSEMREAILEYKDHPEKLKDLKEKAREISKEYSEEHLLEIWLKFYREQAALGKK; encoded by the coding sequence ATGGAAAACGAAAAATTGCGTATTAATATGCTAAGTTCAAGTGAAAAAGTGGCTGGTCAGGGAGTATCAGGAGCCTACCGTGAGTTGGTACGTCTCCTACATCGTGATGCCCAAGATCAGTTAATTGTTACGGAGAATCTTCCTGTTGAGGCAGATGTAACTCACTTTCATACCATTGATTTCCCTTATTATTTATCTACATTCCAAAAGAAGCGATCTGGGAGAAAAATTGGCTATGTGCATTTTTTGCCTGATACGCTTGAGGGGAGTTTGAAAATTCCATTTTTCTTAAAGGGAATTATCAAACGCTATGTTTTTTCATTTTACAACCGAATGGAACACTTGGTGGTGGTCAATCCCATGTTTATCGAGGATTTGGTGGCAGCTGGTATTCCACGTGAAAAAGTAACCTATATTCCAAACTTTGTAAATAAGGAAAAATGGCATCCACTGCCAGCTGACCAAGTAGCAAAACTTCGTCAGGAAATGGACTTAGCTGAGGATCAGTTTGTTGTTGTCGGTGCAGGTCAGGTTCAGAAACGTAAAGGTATTGATGACTTTATCCGCCTTGCGGAGGAATTGCCAGAAATTACTTTTATCTGGGCTGGTGGTTTTTCATTTGGCGGGATGACAGATGGTTATGAACGCTATAAAAAAATCATGGACAATCCACCTAAAAATCTAATTTTCCCAGGTATTGTTCCTCCAGAGCGAATGCGGGAGCTCTACGCTTTAGCGGATCTCTTCTTGCTACCAAGTTATAACGAACTATTCCCTATGACCATCTTAGAGGCAGCAAGTTGTGAAGCGCCGATTATGTTGAGGGATTTAGATCTATACAAGGTCATTCTCGAAGGGAATTATCGTGCGACAAGTGATGTTTCAGAGATGAGAGAAGCCATTCTCGAATACAAAGATCATCCTGAAAAGTTGAAAGACTTGAAAGAAAAAGCTAGAGAGATTTCTAAAGAGTATTCCGAGGAGCATTTATTGGAAATCTGGTTGAAGTTCTATCGGGAGCAGGCGGCTCTAGGCAAAAAGTGA
- a CDS encoding DUF4044 domain-containing protein: MAFGDNGKRKKTMFEKVTLFVVLIMLFVTLAGIFATALGAFSRF, from the coding sequence ATGGCTTTTGGAGATAATGGAAAACGTAAAAAAACAATGTTTGAAAAAGTAACGCTTTTTGTCGTGCTAATTATGTTGTTTGTAACCCTTGCTGGTATCTTTGCGACAGCGCTTGGAGCTTTTAGCAGATTCTAA
- the rpoD gene encoding RNA polymerase sigma factor RpoD, producing the protein MATKQKEVTTFDVQVADFIRNHKKTGTATDDEINSSLVIPFTLDADGIEDLLQRIQDAGISITDNEGNPSARVLSAEEEPELSDEDLIGSTSAKVNDPVRMYLKEIGVVPLLTNEEEKELALAVEAGDIEAKQRLAEANLRLVVSIAKRYVGRGMQFLDLIQEGNMGLMKAVDKFDYSKGFKFSTYATWWIRQAITRAIADQARTIRIPVHMVETINKLVREQRNLLQELGQDPTPEQIAERMDMTPDKVREILKIAQEPVSLETPIGEEDDSHLGDFIEDEVIENPVDYTTRIVLREQLDEVLDTLTDREENVLRLRFGLDDGKMRTLEDVGKVFNVTRERIRQIEAKALRKLRQPSRSKPLRDFIED; encoded by the coding sequence CAGGAACAGCAACAGATGATGAAATCAATTCAAGTCTGGTTATTCCTTTTACCCTAGATGCAGACGGTATTGAAGACCTTTTGCAACGGATTCAGGATGCTGGAATTTCTATCACAGACAACGAAGGAAATCCAAGTGCGCGTGTTCTTAGTGCAGAAGAAGAACCAGAACTCAGTGATGAGGATTTGATTGGCTCAACCTCTGCCAAGGTTAATGACCCTGTCCGTATGTATTTGAAGGAAATCGGAGTCGTTCCTCTCTTGACCAACGAAGAGGAAAAAGAATTGGCCCTAGCTGTTGAAGCAGGTGATATCGAAGCTAAACAACGTCTTGCGGAAGCCAACCTTCGTTTGGTGGTTTCCATCGCTAAGCGCTACGTAGGGCGTGGCATGCAGTTTCTTGACTTGATCCAAGAAGGAAACATGGGCTTGATGAAGGCCGTGGACAAGTTTGACTATTCAAAAGGCTTTAAGTTTTCTACTTATGCAACTTGGTGGATTCGTCAGGCAATCACTCGTGCCATCGCTGATCAGGCTCGTACCATTCGTATTCCTGTTCACATGGTTGAAACGATTAACAAGCTTGTCCGTGAACAGCGAAATCTCCTTCAAGAATTGGGTCAAGATCCAACTCCTGAACAAATCGCTGAGCGTATGGATATGACACCTGACAAGGTGCGTGAAATCCTAAAAATCGCTCAAGAACCAGTATCTCTTGAAACACCGATTGGTGAAGAGGACGATAGCCATCTTGGGGATTTTATCGAAGACGAAGTGATTGAAAATCCTGTAGACTACACGACTCGAATCGTTTTGCGTGAGCAGTTGGATGAAGTCTTGGATACTCTCACAGACCGTGAAGAAAACGTTTTGCGCCTTCGTTTTGGTTTGGACGATGGGAAAATGCGCACCCTTGAGGATGTTGGTAAAGTCTTTAACGTAACTCGTGAACGTATCCGTCAGATCGAGGCCAAGGCTTTGAGAAAATTGCGTCAACCAAGTCGCAGCAAGCCCCTTCGTGATTTTATTGAAGATTAG
- a CDS encoding metal-sulfur cluster assembly factor, which yields MAYTEEQIETIKTRILNALEEVIDPELGIDIVNLGLIYEIRFDGDTGHTEIDMTLTTMGCPLADLLTDQIYDAMTDVPEVTNTEVKLVWYPAWTVEKMSRYARIALGIK from the coding sequence ATGGCTTATACAGAAGAGCAAATTGAAACGATCAAAACACGCATTTTAAATGCTTTGGAAGAAGTCATCGACCCTGAGTTGGGAATTGATATTGTCAATTTAGGTTTGATTTATGAAATTCGTTTTGATGGGGACACAGGTCACACTGAAATTGATATGACCTTGACGACTATGGGCTGCCCACTGGCTGACCTTTTGACAGACCAGATATATGATGCGATGACAGATGTGCCTGAGGTAACTAATACCGAAGTTAAATTGGTCTGGTATCCAGCTTGGACTGTTGAAAAAATGAGTCGCTATGCACGTATCGCGCTAGGAATTAAATAA
- a CDS encoding arginine repressor, whose protein sequence is MNKSEHRHQLIRALVAKNKIHTQAELQALLAENDIQVTQATLSRDIKTMNLSKVREADHSYYVLNTGSISKWEKRLENYMEDGLVMLRPVQHQVVLKTLPGLAQSFGAVLDALNFKQIIATVCGDDVCLLICENAEEAQTCFEILKKFAPPFFFND, encoded by the coding sequence ATGAATAAATCTGAACATAGACACCAACTCATCCGTGCGCTTGTAGCCAAAAATAAGATTCATACACAGGCAGAGTTGCAAGCTTTACTAGCTGAAAACGACATCCAAGTCACACAGGCTACTCTCTCACGCGATATCAAAACCATGAATCTATCAAAGGTTCGCGAAGCAGATCATTCTTATTATGTTTTAAATACTGGTTCCATCTCCAAATGGGAAAAACGCTTGGAAAACTATATGGAAGATGGCTTAGTCATGCTACGTCCTGTCCAGCATCAGGTTGTCCTCAAAACCTTGCCAGGCCTTGCCCAATCGTTTGGAGCTGTTCTCGATGCTCTCAATTTTAAACAAATCATTGCCACAGTATGTGGTGATGACGTCTGCCTTCTTATCTGTGAAAATGCCGAAGAAGCACAGACTTGCTTTGAAATTCTTAAAAAATTTGCGCCACCATTTTTCTTCAATGACTAA
- a CDS encoding Xaa-Pro dipeptidyl-peptidase encodes MRFNQFSYLPVSHSQVLRELSQLGLKLVPEQSSKKQLEQFVRWSFFTYTNTDYALSTLAADRETDLLSFFQSDKELTADIFYTVVFQLLGFSYLVDFEDAEQFRKETGFPIVYGDLIENLYQLLNTRTKKGNTLIDQLVSDGLISEDNHYHYFNGKSLATFSTHDVIREVVYVESRVDTDKDGLPDLVKVSIIRPRYDGQVPALMTASPYHQGTNDKASDKALYKMEGELEVKPAHTIEFEEPKLNVVEPHGQAEVVSEAEEKLSHINSSYTLNDYFLPRGFANLYVSGVGTKDSQGLMTNGDYQQIEAYKNVIDWLNGRCRAFTDHTRKRQVKANWSNGKVATTGISYLGTMSNGLATTGVDGLEVIIAEAGISSWYNYYRENGLVTSPGGYPGEDFDSLAELTYSRNLLAGDYIRGNETHHADLEKVKELLDRKTGDYNQFWYDRNYLLNAHKVQAEVVFTHGSQDWNVKPLHVYQMFHALPSHINKHLFFHHGAHVYMNNWQSIDFRESMNTLLSKKLLGLDSDYQLPTVIWQDNTEPQTWQSLDDFGKQDELHTFSLGNEEKVIQNQYDQKDFDRYGKTYQTFNTELYQGKANQITIDLPVSQDIHLNGRVELKLHVKSSTNKGLLSAQLLELGQKKYLQPYPAVLSARTIDNGRYHMLENLCELPFNPSAQRVISKGYLNLQNRSDLLKIDNIQPNEWMDFKLELQPTIYKLKKGDTLRLVLYTTDFEITVRDNTDYHLTVDLTQSSITIPS; translated from the coding sequence ATGCGTTTTAATCAATTCAGCTACTTGCCCGTTTCTCATTCGCAAGTTTTGCGCGAGTTATCCCAACTTGGTTTGAAGCTGGTACCAGAACAATCATCAAAAAAACAACTTGAACAATTTGTCCGCTGGAGTTTTTTCACTTATACCAATACCGATTATGCTCTATCCACCCTAGCTGCAGATAGAGAAACGGATCTACTAAGCTTCTTTCAGTCTGATAAAGAGTTGACAGCTGATATTTTCTACACAGTAGTTTTTCAACTTTTAGGATTTAGCTACCTTGTTGACTTTGAGGATGCCGAACAGTTCCGTAAAGAAACTGGTTTTCCTATTGTTTATGGAGATCTCATTGAAAATCTTTATCAGTTACTCAATACGCGAACCAAAAAAGGAAATACGCTCATCGATCAGCTTGTTAGTGATGGACTCATTTCAGAAGATAATCACTACCACTACTTTAACGGTAAAAGCTTGGCAACCTTCTCTACTCATGATGTCATTCGTGAAGTCGTGTATGTCGAGAGTCGTGTGGATACTGATAAAGACGGACTCCCTGATTTAGTCAAGGTTAGCATTATTCGTCCACGTTATGATGGACAAGTCCCTGCTCTTATGACTGCCAGTCCTTATCACCAAGGCACCAATGATAAAGCCAGCGACAAGGCTCTCTACAAAATGGAAGGAGAGCTTGAGGTCAAACCTGCCCACACCATTGAGTTCGAGGAGCCTAAGCTGAATGTAGTCGAACCTCATGGTCAAGCAGAAGTCGTCTCAGAAGCTGAAGAAAAACTATCTCATATCAATAGTTCATATACTCTCAACGACTACTTCCTTCCCCGAGGATTTGCCAATCTCTATGTATCGGGCGTTGGAACCAAAGATTCCCAAGGTCTCATGACCAATGGGGACTACCAGCAGATTGAGGCATATAAAAATGTCATTGATTGGCTCAATGGGCGTTGTCGTGCTTTCACAGACCACACGCGCAAGCGCCAAGTTAAGGCCAACTGGTCAAACGGCAAAGTCGCAACAACAGGAATTTCCTATCTAGGTACCATGTCCAATGGTCTTGCAACCACAGGTGTTGATGGCTTGGAAGTGATTATCGCTGAAGCAGGTATTTCCTCTTGGTATAACTACTATCGTGAAAATGGCCTAGTGACTAGCCCAGGTGGTTATCCAGGTGAGGATTTTGACTCACTTGCTGAATTGACTTACTCCCGCAATCTCCTAGCTGGTGACTATATCCGTGGTAATGAAACTCATCACGCAGACTTAGAAAAGGTAAAAGAGCTTCTTGATCGCAAGACTGGTGACTACAATCAGTTTTGGTATGACCGCAACTATCTGCTCAATGCTCACAAGGTTCAAGCTGAGGTTGTCTTTACGCATGGTTCTCAGGATTGGAATGTCAAACCTCTTCATGTTTACCAGATGTTTCATGCCCTTCCTAGCCATATCAATAAGCACCTCTTTTTCCATCATGGTGCCCATGTCTATATGAACAACTGGCAGTCGATTGACTTCCGCGAGTCCATGAATACCTTGTTAAGTAAGAAATTGTTGGGACTTGACTCAGACTATCAACTTCCGACTGTTATCTGGCAGGACAATACCGAACCGCAAACATGGCAAAGTCTTGATGACTTTGGCAAGCAAGATGAACTGCATACCTTCTCTCTTGGTAATGAGGAAAAAGTGATTCAAAACCAGTATGATCAAAAAGATTTTGATCGTTATGGTAAGACTTACCAGACTTTCAACACAGAACTTTACCAAGGAAAAGCTAATCAGATCACCATTGACCTTCCAGTAAGTCAAGACATTCACTTAAATGGGCGAGTGGAGCTGAAACTTCATGTCAAATCGAGTACAAACAAGGGCTTATTATCAGCCCAACTGTTAGAACTTGGACAAAAGAAATATCTGCAGCCTTATCCAGCTGTTTTAAGTGCTAGAACCATTGACAACGGTCGCTACCACATGCTTGAAAATCTCTGCGAACTACCATTCAATCCAAGTGCCCAACGTGTCATCTCCAAAGGCTACCTTAATTTACAAAACCGAAGTGACCTCTTAAAGATTGACAATATCCAACCAAATGAATGGATGGACTTCAAGCTAGAGCTGCAACCAACTATTTACAAGCTGAAAAAAGGTGACACACTTCGCCTTGTTCTCTATACTACCGACTTTGAAATCACTGTCCGTGATAATACAGACTATCACTTAACAGTCGATCTCACACAATCCTCCATCACCATCCCCTCATAA
- the obgE gene encoding GTPase ObgE translates to MSMFLDTAKIKVKAGNGGDGMVAFRREKYVPNGGPWGGDGGRGGNVVFVVDEGLRTLMDFRYNRHFKAESGEKGMTKGMHGRGAEDLRVRVPQGTTVRDAETGKVITDLIAHGQEFIVAHGGRGGRGNIRFATPKNPAPEISENGEPGQERELQLELKILADVGLVGFPSVGKSTLLSVITSAKPKIGAYHFTTIVPNLGMVRTQSGESFAVADLPGLIEGASQGVGLGTQFLRHIERTRVILHIVDMSASEGRDPYEDYLAINKELESYNLRLMERPQIIVANKMDMPESQENLKTFKEKLAANYDEFEELPAIFPISGLTKQGLATLLDATAELLDKTPEFPIYDESDMEEEAYYGLDEEEKAFEISRDDDATWVLSGEKLMKLFNMTNFDRDESVMKFARQLRGMGVDEALRARGAKDGDLVRIGKFEFEFVD, encoded by the coding sequence ATGAGTATGTTTTTAGATACAGCCAAGATCAAGGTCAAGGCTGGTAATGGTGGCGATGGCATGGTTGCCTTTCGCCGTGAAAAGTATGTCCCGAATGGCGGTCCTTGGGGTGGTGATGGTGGACGTGGAGGTAACGTCGTTTTCGTTGTGGACGAAGGCTTGCGTACCTTGATGGATTTCCGCTATAACCGTCATTTCAAGGCCGAATCTGGTGAAAAAGGAATGACTAAAGGAATGCATGGACGTGGTGCAGAAGATCTTCGTGTTCGCGTACCACAAGGAACGACTGTACGTGATGCAGAAACAGGTAAAGTCATTACAGACTTGATTGCACATGGTCAAGAATTTATCGTGGCCCATGGTGGTCGAGGTGGTCGAGGAAACATCCGTTTTGCGACACCAAAAAATCCTGCACCTGAGATTTCTGAGAATGGGGAGCCAGGTCAAGAACGTGAGTTGCAACTAGAATTAAAAATCTTGGCGGATGTCGGTCTGGTAGGTTTCCCATCTGTTGGAAAGTCAACTCTGCTTAGTGTCATTACTTCAGCCAAACCAAAGATTGGTGCCTACCACTTTACGACAATTGTCCCAAATCTTGGGATGGTTCGTACCCAGTCAGGTGAATCGTTTGCCGTAGCGGACCTGCCAGGTTTGATTGAGGGAGCTAGCCAGGGTGTCGGCTTGGGGACTCAGTTCCTTCGTCATATTGAACGCACTCGAGTCATCCTTCATATCGTCGATATGTCGGCTAGCGAAGGTCGTGATCCTTACGAAGATTACCTTGCTATCAATAAAGAGTTGGAATCATACAACCTTCGTCTCATGGAACGTCCGCAGATCATCGTAGCCAACAAGATGGATATGCCTGAAAGTCAGGAAAATCTTAAAACTTTCAAGGAAAAGTTGGCTGCAAACTACGACGAGTTCGAGGAACTTCCAGCTATCTTCCCTATTTCTGGATTGACTAAGCAAGGTTTGGCTACTCTTTTGGATGCGACAGCTGAATTGTTGGACAAGACTCCAGAATTTCCGATTTATGATGAATCCGATATGGAAGAAGAAGCTTACTATGGCTTGGATGAGGAAGAAAAAGCCTTTGAGATTAGTCGTGATGATGATGCGACATGGGTGCTTTCTGGTGAAAAACTCATGAAACTCTTTAACATGACTAACTTTGACCGTGATGAGTCTGTCATGAAGTTTGCTCGTCAGTTACGTGGTATGGGGGTAGATGAAGCCCTTCGTGCGCGTGGAGCTAAGGATGGAGACTTGGTTCGAATCGGTAAATTTGAGTTTGAATTTGTAGACTAG
- a CDS encoding glycosyltransferase family 4 protein: protein MRIGLFTDTYFPQVSGVATSIRTLKTELEKQGHAVFIFTTTDKDVNRYEDWQIIRIPSVPFFAFKDRRFAYRGFTKALEIAKQYQLDIIHTQTEFSLGLLGIWIARELKIPVIHTYHTQYEDYVHYIAKGMLIRPSMVKYLVRGFLHDVDGVICPSEIVRDLLSKYKVKVEKRVIPTGIELAKFERPEIKEENLKELRSKLGIPEGEKMLLSLSRISYEKNIQAVLNAFSEVLKEEDKVKLVVAGDGPYLDSLKEQAVKLNLQKHVIFTGMIPPSETALYYKAADFFISASTSETQGLTYLESLASGTPVIAHGNPYLDNLISDKMFGTLYYGEHDLAGAILEALIATPDMDEQKLADKLYEISAENFGKRVHEFYLDAMISNKFEQELRGDEPMTQRFLKTILYLPQQAVSAPVKESKRILKASKKQLSSIRDYWRD, encoded by the coding sequence ATGCGAATTGGTTTATTTACAGATACCTATTTTCCTCAAGTTTCCGGGGTCGCGACTAGTATTCGGACCTTGAAGACAGAGCTTGAGAAGCAAGGGCATGCAGTTTTTATCTTTACAACAACTGATAAAGACGTGAATCGATACGAGGATTGGCAAATTATTCGCATTCCGAGTGTCCCTTTCTTTGCATTTAAAGATCGACGATTTGCCTATCGTGGTTTTACAAAGGCGCTTGAAATTGCCAAACAGTATCAGCTGGATATCATTCATACCCAAACAGAGTTTTCACTAGGTTTGCTAGGGATTTGGATTGCAAGAGAATTGAAAATTCCTGTTATCCATACCTACCATACCCAGTATGAAGACTATGTACATTACATTGCTAAGGGCATGCTAATTCGTCCGAGTATGGTAAAATATTTGGTGCGTGGCTTCCTTCATGATGTAGATGGCGTGATTTGTCCTAGTGAGATTGTTCGGGATCTTTTATCTAAATACAAAGTCAAGGTTGAAAAGCGTGTTATCCCAACTGGCATTGAGCTAGCTAAATTTGAACGCCCTGAGATCAAAGAGGAAAACTTGAAAGAACTTCGTTCGAAGTTAGGCATTCCGGAAGGCGAGAAAATGTTGCTGAGCCTTTCACGTATTTCTTATGAGAAGAATATCCAGGCAGTCCTAAATGCTTTTTCTGAGGTTTTGAAAGAAGAAGACAAGGTGAAACTTGTTGTTGCTGGTGACGGTCCCTATCTGGACAGTCTGAAAGAGCAAGCAGTGAAATTAAACCTGCAAAAACATGTGATTTTTACAGGTATGATTCCTCCAAGTGAGACAGCCTTATACTATAAGGCTGCAGATTTCTTCATCTCTGCCTCTACTAGTGAAACCCAAGGATTAACTTATCTAGAGAGTTTAGCAAGTGGAACGCCTGTCATTGCTCATGGCAATCCTTATCTGGATAATCTGATCAGTGACAAAATGTTTGGAACCCTCTACTATGGAGAGCATGATCTTGCTGGTGCAATCTTGGAGGCCTTGATCGCCACTCCAGATATGGATGAGCAGAAGTTGGCTGACAAGTTGTATGAGATTTCGGCTGAGAATTTTGGGAAACGAGTTCATGAGTTTTATCTCGATGCGATGATTTCAAATAAATTTGAGCAGGAACTGCGTGGCGACGAACCCATGACACAGCGATTCTTAAAAACTATTTTGTACCTACCTCAGCAGGCTGTTTCAGCTCCAGTTAAAGAGTCCAAACGAATATTAAAGGCTTCTAAAAAGCAATTGTCTAGCATCCGGGATTACTGGAGAGATTAG